Proteins from a single region of Streptomyces spinoverrucosus:
- a CDS encoding acetyl/propionyl/methylcrotonyl-CoA carboxylase subunit alpha, which produces MFDTVLVANRGEIAVRVIRTLRSLGVRSVAVFSDADADARHVREADTAVRIGPAPAVESYLSVERILEAAAATNAQAVHPGYGFLAENAAFARACADAGLVFVGPPADAIALMGDKIRAKETVAAAGVPVVPGGRDPELAKAARELGAPVLLKPSAGGGGKGMRLVRDLTHLDDEIAAARREATASFGDGTLLVERWIDRPRHIEIQVLADGHGGVVHLGERECSLQRRHQKIIEEAPSVLLDDATRAAMGEAAVQAARSCGYVGAGTVEFIVPGGDPNAYYFMEMNTRLQVEHPVTELITGLDLVEWQLRVAAGERLGFAQDDIALAGHAIEARICAEDPTRGFLPSGGTVLRLREPQGDGVRTDSGLSEGTEVGSLYDPMLSKVIAYGPDRATALRKLRAALAETVTLGVPTNAGFLRRLLAHPAVVAGDLDTGLVEREVATLVSTDVPEEVYEAAAAVRLEALRPPRTEGWIDPFSVPNGWRLGGESAPVAFDVRVPGLEPVTHRPRGTHTVTDTHVSVTLDGVRHTFHRAADWIGRDGDAWHVRDHDPVEASLSRAAHSGADSLTAPMPGTVTVVKVAVGDEVSAGQSLLVVEAMKMEHVISAPHAGTVAELDVGPGTTVAMDQVLAVITPTEEVAS; this is translated from the coding sequence ATGTTCGACACCGTTCTTGTGGCCAACCGCGGCGAGATCGCCGTCCGCGTCATCCGTACGCTCCGCTCGCTGGGCGTCCGCTCGGTCGCCGTCTTCTCCGACGCCGACGCCGACGCCCGGCACGTCCGCGAGGCCGACACCGCGGTACGGATCGGACCCGCGCCGGCCGTCGAGAGCTATCTGTCCGTGGAGCGGATCCTTGAGGCGGCGGCCGCGACGAACGCCCAGGCCGTCCACCCCGGCTACGGCTTCCTCGCGGAGAACGCCGCGTTCGCGCGCGCGTGCGCCGACGCCGGACTCGTCTTCGTCGGACCGCCCGCCGACGCCATCGCCCTCATGGGCGACAAGATCCGCGCCAAGGAGACCGTGGCGGCGGCCGGAGTGCCCGTCGTCCCCGGTGGCCGCGACCCCGAACTCGCCAAGGCCGCCCGCGAACTGGGCGCCCCCGTGCTGCTGAAGCCCTCCGCGGGCGGCGGCGGCAAGGGCATGCGCCTGGTGCGGGACCTGACCCACCTCGACGACGAGATCGCCGCCGCCCGACGCGAGGCCACCGCCTCCTTCGGCGACGGCACCCTCCTCGTGGAGCGGTGGATCGACCGGCCCCGCCACATCGAGATCCAGGTCCTGGCCGACGGCCACGGAGGCGTCGTCCACCTGGGCGAGCGCGAGTGCTCCCTCCAGCGCCGCCACCAGAAGATCATCGAGGAGGCGCCCAGCGTCCTCCTGGACGACGCCACCCGCGCGGCCATGGGCGAGGCGGCCGTGCAGGCGGCACGCTCGTGCGGGTACGTCGGGGCGGGCACGGTCGAGTTCATCGTCCCCGGCGGGGATCCGAACGCGTACTACTTCATGGAGATGAACACCCGTCTCCAGGTGGAGCACCCCGTCACCGAGCTCATCACCGGCCTCGACCTGGTCGAGTGGCAGCTGCGGGTCGCGGCGGGCGAGCGCCTCGGCTTCGCGCAGGACGACATCGCCCTCGCCGGGCACGCGATAGAGGCCCGCATCTGCGCCGAGGACCCCACCCGCGGCTTCCTGCCCTCCGGCGGCACGGTGCTCAGGCTGCGCGAGCCGCAGGGCGACGGCGTCCGCACCGACTCCGGGCTCAGCGAGGGGACCGAGGTCGGCAGCCTCTACGACCCGATGCTGTCGAAGGTCATCGCCTACGGCCCCGACCGCGCCACCGCCCTGCGCAAGCTGCGCGCCGCCCTCGCCGAGACGGTGACCCTGGGCGTGCCGACGAACGCCGGGTTCCTGCGCCGGCTGCTGGCCCATCCGGCGGTCGTCGCGGGCGACCTGGACACCGGGCTGGTCGAGCGGGAGGTGGCGACGCTCGTCTCCACGGACGTACCGGAGGAGGTGTACGAGGCGGCAGCGGCCGTACGCCTGGAAGCGCTCCGGCCGCCGCGGACCGAGGGCTGGATCGACCCGTTCTCCGTGCCGAACGGCTGGCGGCTCGGCGGCGAGTCGGCTCCCGTGGCCTTCGACGTCCGCGTGCCGGGACTCGAACCCGTCACGCACCGCCCGCGCGGCACCCACACCGTCACCGACACCCACGTCAGCGTCACCCTCGACGGCGTCCGCCACACCTTCCACCGCGCCGCCGACTGGATCGGCCGCGACGGCGACGCCTGGCACGTGCGCGACCACGACCCGGTCGAGGCGTCCCTCTCCCGCGCCGCCCACTCCGGCGCCGACTCGCTCACCGCGCCGATGCCGGGGACGGTCACGGTCGTGAAGGTGGCGGTGGGTGACGAGGTGAGCGCCGGTCAGAGTCTGCTGGTGGTGGAGGCGATGAAGATGGAGCACGTCATCTCCGCCCCGCACGCCGGCACGGTCGCCGAGCTGGACGTCGGCCCCGGCACCACGGTTGCCATGGACCAGGTCCTCGCCGTCATCACGCCGACCGAGGAGGTGGCCTCGTGA